Genomic window (Deinococcus reticulitermitis):
CTCAGCAGCCGCTCGGTGAGGCCCGGCAGCAGGCGATAGATGTTGACGCCGCACGCCGCGTCGAAGTGACGCTTGAGGCCGAGTTGCGCCCGCCACTTCTCCGAGGTCCGCTCGCCCACGCCGTAGCGCAGGCCAATGTCCACCTGCCGCTCCTGCACCGTGCAAAACCCGTCGGGCAGCGCCAGCACGTCGCACAGCTGAATCAGCCAGTCTTCCTCGTTCAGCGTGACCTGGGCGAAGGCAGCCTCGACGCGCGCCCGTTCGGCGGGGGTTCCGTCCCAGTGGCACTGGATGGTGTCGAGTACGGCGCCGGGAAAGCTGTGGGTCAGGGCGACGCGCGCGGCCTCGTCGTAACCCAGCCCGAGGAGGTACTCGTAGCCGTCGAGGATGTGGCGGTCCTTGTTCGGCCCGGTCCGGCGCCCGAGGTCGTGCAGCAGCCCCAGCGTATGCACCCGCACCGGGTCGAGGGTCGGGTGGCGCTGGGCGATGAAGCGTGCGGCCCGGGCGACATTGCGCGAGTGGGGCACCCAGGGGCCTGGGTTCAGGCACTCGGCTTCGAGCAGCAGGACTTCGGCGGCGTCGGGGGTGGGCAAGGCCATGCACCAGACTGGCAGATCGGGGAGGGGGAGGGGCAGATTTTGCTGTGCCTTTCCCCCATTAGGCTGGAGAGGTGCGCGTTCCTGCCTCCGCTGTCTTCGTGGCCTTCTTGCGGCTGGGCCTGACCTCGTTCGGCGGCCCGGTGGCGCATCTGGGCTTTTTCCGCACCGAGTTCGTGGAGCGTCGGCGCTGGCTGAGCGATCCCGACTACGCCGACGTGGTGGCGCTCGCGCAGTTCCTGCCTGGCCCGGCGAGCAGCCAGGTGGGCTTCGCGGTGGGCTACCTGCTCGCCGGGTGGGCGGGGGCGCTGGCCGCCTGGACAGCCTTTACCCTGCCAAGCGCCCTGCTGCTCACGGCCTTCGCGCTCGGGCTGGCGCACCTGGGCGACGTGGGAAGCGCGGGGTGGGTGCTGGGGCTCAAGCTCGCCGCCGCGGCGGTGGTGGCCCAGGCGGTGGCCGGCATGTGGGCGGCGCTCGTCGCGGGAGAGGGCACGCCCGGGCGGGTGCGCGCGGCGCTCGCCCTGGGCACGGCGGCGGGGCTGCTGCTGTGGCCGGGGGCCTGGACCCAACTGCTGGCGCTGGTGGGGTGCGGGCTGATCGGCTGGAAGGCGCTGCCGGGCCCAACCGGGCCGGGGGGAGGGTGGGCGGTGCCTCTCTCGCACCGGGGAGGCCTCGCCCTGATCGGCGCCGTGCTCGGCGGGCTGCTGCTGCTCCCCCTGATCGCGCCCCTGTCTCCGCTGCTCGCCTTTGCCGGTGCAGTGTACCGGGCCGGGGCGCTCGTCTTCGGGGGTGGGCACGTCGTGCTGCCCCTGCTCGAAGCGGGTCTCGTGCCGCGCTTCGTGGGCGCGCCGACCTTCCTCGCCGGGTACGGGGCGGCCAACGCTGTGCCGGGGCCGCTCTTCACGTTTGCGGGCTTTCTCGGGGCGGCGCAGGGCCGGTTCAGTCCGCTGCTGGGCGCCGCCGTCGGGACCGTCGCCATCTTCCTGCCGGGCCTGCTCCTGATCATCGGGGCCCTGCCCCTGTGGTCGCGCCTGAGCACCTGGCCGGGGATGCGGCGGGCGCTCGGCGGGTTGAATGCCGGGGTGGTGGGGCTGCTGCTCGCCGCGCTGTATGACCCGGTGTTCACGGCGGCGGTGCGCGGCCCGCGTGATCTCGCGCTCGCGCTGCTCGCCTACGCCGCACTCACCGCCGGCCGGGTGCCGGCGTGGGCGGTGGTCGCTCTGTGCGCCTTGATCGGGGAAGCGCTGCTCTGAGCGTAGGGGGTCGGCGGGAAGGGGGGCGTGACTTCGGCGGTGGAGTCAGGGTGGTCCCGAATCGCCTGCCCCCTCGTCGGCAGCGTCCGGCTCCCCCAGGTCGCCGCGTCCGAACTCGACGTCCCAGCGGTCCTCGCCCTGACGGGCATGTTTGGCGCGGTAGAGCCGGGCGTCGGCCTGCCTGAGCCATTGGTGGGGGCTCAGGCCGGGCGTGCTCAGGACTGCGCCGGCCTGGAGCCGGACCGGGCCGATGCCAGGTGGCCACGCCTCGGCGCGCACTTCGCGCTCCAAGTGTGCGGCGATGTGTGCGGGTCTGGTGCCGGTGGGGGGCAGCAGCGCGAATTCGTCGCCGCCCAGCCGGTAGGCGCCTTCCCCGCCGAGCACCCGGCGCAGCACGCGCCCGAGGCCGCGCAGCACGTCGTCCCCGGTGGCGTGCCCGAAGATGTCGTTGTAGGTCTTGAAGCGGTGCACGTCCATCATGATCAGGAGGCGGGGCCGGGCCCTGGACGTGCCGGCCAGCACCTGCGCCACATCGAGATCAAAGGCGCGGCGGTTGGGCAGCCCGGTCAGGGGGTCCGTCAGGCTGAGGCGCGTGAGCCTCGCGCAGCGCGGCGTTTTCGAGCGCGATGGCGACGTGCTGCCCGAGGAGCTCCAGGAATTCGAGGTCGGTGGCGTCGAAAGCGTGGGTCTGGTGGCTTTGCAGCGAGAGGACTCCGGCGGCTTCCCCCTGGACCTTGAGCGGCACGAGCAGCATCGAGAGAACGGGATTCGGCGGCGGCGGCAGCGCCTCCTGCGCGCGGACATCAAGCACCACCTCGGTCTCCGATACCAGCCGGCGCACCCGCTGGGGCTGGGCATCGAGGTAGGCGTCGATGTCGGGAATCGAGCACGGCCCCCTGCTCAGCACCGTCTCCAGGATTCCGTCCGGGTAGAAGGGCAGAAACTGGGTGTGACGGCGGTCTTCCTCGTACAGCTCCCAGCGCCAGTGTCCGTCCGGTTCCCTCAGGGCGAGCAGCGTGATCTGCGCGGGAAACAGCGGGCCGGCCTACTGATGCACCGTCTGCACCACGGCGTCGACCGCGTGGCTGCTGCGCGCGAGCAGCGCCAGGGTCTGGACCAGTTGCTGGTAGCGCTCCAGGAGCGCACTTCTGGGGGACATGGAACCTCTCGGGGGGTAGGGAAGTGCCCCGCTCTACCCTGGCTGAGCGGCTCTGACGACCGCCTTTCAAGCCCCCCGGCTCAAGCATGGGTGCGGCGCTCCGCGTCTCCTCAGGGGGACAGGCCCCCGGCAGGCGCCCCCCCGCCCTCCAGCCCGTAGAGGTCCAGAAACCGCTGAGTTCGTGCCTCCAGCGTCGGCAGCGGCGCCACCTCACCGCACACCCAGTCGGGGGCGTAGCTGCGGCAGACCGGGGGCCGCGCCGCGTAAATCCGGCACAGGCACCCCACGCCCGGCTGGAAGGCCTCCAGATGCCGGCACGCCACCCCCAGCGGCTTGGAGAGCGCCGTGATGTCGGGTGCCGAGCAGCAGGCTCCGCACGCCACGCAGTCCCGGCGCAGGGTCGAGCGCGGCGGCAGACCGGGAGGTGCAGAGAAGAGGTCAGTCATGGTCGGGCGCCCAGGATAGAGGTCAGGGAAAGCGGCAAGGGAGACCGCCGTCTCTTTGCAGCGTTCCGCCCCGCGCCGCCGGGGAAAAGATTCAGCGCAGCTCGCGCACCGCCGCGATCAGGGCGTCGTTCTCGGGGGGCGTGCCGATGGCGACCCGCAAGCAGCCCTGAAGGCCGCGCAGCTTGTCCTGCCGGCGCACGACGATGCCGCGCGCGAGCAGGTGCCGGTACGCCCCCTCGGCGTCAGGCGTGCGCAGCAGGAAGAAATTGGTCTGGCTCGGCAGCGCCTGACAGGTCGGATGCGTGCTCAGCGCCGCCAGCACCCGCTCGCGCTCGGCCACCGCCTCGCGGACGCTGCGCTCCATGTACTCGGGGTGTTCCAGTGCCGTTTCGAGCACCGCCTGGGTCAGGAAATTGAGGTTGAAAGCCGACACGAGCTTTTGCACCTGCGCGGCGAGTTGGGGCGAGGCGAGCAGGTAACCCGCGCGTACGCCCGCCAGGCCCCACGCCTTGCTGAAGGTCCGCAGGCTGAGCGCATTCGGGCACTCGCGCACGAGGTCGCGGTAGTCGCGCCCCGCGTACTGGTAGTACGCCTCGTCGATCACCGTGACCCAGCCGCGCGCGTCGGCGTACTGCACCAGGGCGCGCACCGCCTGCGGCGAGTCGCTGTGGGCCGTGGGGGCGTGCGGCTGCGTCACGTAGAGCAGCCCCGGCGTGTGGGCGTCTAGCGCCGCCTGGGTGGCCGGCACGTCCAGCGAGAAGTCGTCACACAGCGGCACCTGCACGAGCTCGGCCCCGAGCATCTGCGCTTCGAGGGTATAGACACTGAAGGTGGGATCAGAGGTCACGACCGTCTGCCCAATGCCGGCGAGTTCGGTCAGCAGCTTGATCAGAACGTTGCTGCCGGGGGTGACGACCACGCCGGCCTCCGCCCAGCCCTCGTAGCGGGCAACCGCGGCCCGCAGCGTCTCGGCGTGGAGGTCCGGGTAACGGTTCCAGGGCAGCGCGAGCAGCTTCTCGGCGGCCCTGGCCTTGAGTTCTGCTGGGAAGTCGGCCGGGTTCTCGTTCTGGTCGAGCTTGATCGGCACGTCAATAGGCGTAAACGGATAGGCCGGAATGTCGCGCACCGCGCGCCGCACGCCGGTCTCACCTCCCTGAGGACGAGGCTGGGTCGAGGTCATAGGGGGAGTTGTATCATCCGCTCCCCCGTCAGGAAGAGAGGGAGCGGCGCGCGGCGCGTCCGCGTCCACTTCTGCCAAACGCGGCCGCGCGACTGCGCCCCAGACGCGGCCTGCGCGTGCGCCCCTGGCTTGCCGCTAGACTGCGCGGTGAACACCTCTCATTTTCCTTGACTGGCAGGTGCTGGGTGTTCAACTCTGGAGCACTCCGGGGCGGCCCAGGAAAGCGCCTGCCGGCATCCTTTCCCCTCAGCCGCACCCTGACTTGCCCGAAAGGAGCCTGGAAAAGACATGCCCACATGGTTCGTCATCCTGGCGTTTCTCTTGGGGCTGATGGCTGGCTTTCTTCTCTGGCGCGCCGCCGGAATTCGGCAACAGGCCGAGGTCGACGACCGCCTACAGCGCGAGGCGCAGGCCGAGGCCGAGGCGCTTCTCGCGCAGGCACAGCAGCGCGCGCGGCAACTGGGTGAAGAAGCCGATCAGCACCGACAAGACGCCTTCAGAAAAGTGCAGGAAGCCGAGCGCCGTGTCCTTGATGCCGAGCGCCGGGCCCAGGAAGCCGCCGAGCGCGACGCGCAGGCCGCCGCCCACGAAGCGCGGCTCTCCGAGCAGCGCGAACAGGTCGGCCACCTGCGGACCCTGCTCGAAGCCGAGCGCGAGCAGGCCAAAGCGGACGCGCTCGCCCAGCGCGAGGCCCTCGCCGCCGACCGCTTAGAAACCCGGCGTGAGCGCGAGGAACTCGGGCGCGAGATCGAGCGCCTCGGCCGCCGCGCCGAGCAGCTCGACGCCCGCAGCGACAAGCTCGATGCCCTTGAGGAACGGCTGGAAGCCGGCCTGCGCGAGATCCATGCCCAGGAGCAGGACCTCGCCGAGCGTTTCCGGCAGGTCGACCTCAAGCTCTACGAGGTCGCGGGGCTGACCCCCGAAGCCGCGCGCGAGCAGATCATGGGTCAGCTTGACGCGGAGCTCGAGGAAGAAAAGGCCATCCGCGTCAAGGCGATGACCGAGCGGGCGAGCGCAGAAGCCCGGCGCAGCGCCCGATCGATCATCGCGCAGGCGATTCAGCGCTCGGCGTCGGAAACGAGCGCGCAGCTCTCGGTCAGCGTCGTGCCGATCCCCAACGACGCGATGAAGGGCCGCCTGATCGGGCGTGAGGGGCGCAACATCCGCGCCTTCGAGGCCCTGACCGGCGTCGACCTGATCATCGACGATACCCCCGAAGCGGTGATTCTCTCCTCCTTCAACCCGGTGCGGCGCGAGGTGGCCCGGCACGTCCTCGACGCGCTGGTGGCCGACGGGCGCATCCACCCCACCCGCATCGAGGAGATGGTCCACAAGGCCCAGGACGACATGAAGTCCTTCATCCACACCCAGGGCGAGGAGGCAGCCATCGAGGCGGGGGTGGTCGGGCTCAAGCCGGGGCTGGTGCAGCTGCTGGGCCGGATGTATTTCCGCACGAGTTACGGCCAGAACGTGCTCAAACACTCGGTGCAGGTCGCCCACCTCACCGGGATCATGGCCGACGAACTCGGCCTCGACGCGGGGCTGGCCCGCCGGGCCGGACTGATGCACGACGTGGGCAAGAGCATCGACCGCGAGATCGACGGCACCCACGTCGAGATCGGCATCAACCTCGCCAAGCGCTTCGGCGAGCCGCTGGAAGTGATCGACGCGATCGCCCACCACCACGACCCGGAAAACGGCGAGACGCTGTACTCGGTTCTCGTGGCTGCCGCCGACGCGATCAGTGCGGCGCGGCCCGGGGCCCGGCGCGAGGAACTCGAGTCCTACGTGCGCCGCCTAGAGCAGCTCGAGCAGATCGCGGTCGCCTTCCCCGGCGTGCAGCAGGCCTACGCGATTCAGGCGGGCCGCGAGGTGCGCGTGATCGTGCAGCCTGAAAAGGTCACCGACGCCCAGGCCACGCTGCTCGCCCGCGAGATCGCCGGGCGGGTTGAGCAGGACATGGAGTATCCCGGCCAGGTGCAGGTCACCGTCGTGCGCGAGAGCCGCGCGGTGGAAGTCGCCCGCTGATCTCAGTGCGGAGGCCGGCCAGAAAGGGGGAAACCGCAGCCGGATGGCCGAGGTTTCCCCCTCGGCCTGCGCCTCCCTAAAGGTCGGTTTACCCCCCCCGTCAAGGGGGCGTCAGCTTGGGGCCGTAGGGTAGGAGGCGAGGGTCAACGTACCCTCCCTGTCAATTGTTTTCAGAAGGATTGGTTAGACTCAAAATGATGAAAAAGACCACACTCGCTCTGCTTTTCCTGCTGGCTCTCGCCTCTCCGGCGCAGGCCCTGAAGCTGATCGTGTGGGACCTGGATTTGAAGAATAAGGTGGCTTACGGCGAGAGCATCGGCGGCAAGTTCACTGTGCGGTTCGACAAGGACTACACCGGGCCGGTGATTGCCCTGTTCTCCCAGACCGAAGACGAGAAAGCCAAGGGAACCTACGCGGGGCTGCAAAACCGCTACAGCGGGGCGCTGCGCGGCGGACAACTTTTCCTGGAACCCGAAGATGGCCCGGCCCCGGCCGGAACCCGCACGCAGGTGCAGGCCCCGCAGCCGAACGTGACCTTGCGGGAGCTGTTGCAACCGTTCAAGCTCGCGGTCAGCGTGCAGCCGACGGGCCAGCTGCCGCCGATCAACACCCTCGGAACCCGTGCGGCTCAGAAATAGCCGCCTGCGCGCTCGTGCAGGCCGCGTCCCACGTCGCCCCATTTTTCCGCTTCTCCCGGCTCCCGGTCAGCGTGGCGCGGTCCGCCATGTCCTGCCGGGAGCCTGCGTTCAGGGCTATCCTGACTTCCAGTCCCTGTCTGACCGGCTCCTGTTGCCCCGGTGCCGCCGCTCTGCCCCCCTTCGCCCCGGAGGAGATGCCCATGCTTGCCCAGATTCTGATTGTCGAGGATGATCCCCACCTCGGTCCGCTGCTGCGCGACTACCTGTCTGCCGATTACCAGGTACACCACGCCGCGACCCTGCGCGACGCCCAGGGCTGGCTCGGCACCCACTCGCCCCAGCTGGTGCTGCTGGACCTCAACCTGCCCGACGGCGACGGCCTCGACCTCGTGCAGGCGCTGCGGCAGTATTCAAGCACGCCGGTTCTCGTGCTCTCGGCGCGCAGCGGCGTGCAGGAGCGGGTGCAGGGCCTGAATGTGGGGGCCGACGACTACCTCACCAAGCCCTTCGCGATGCCGGAACTCGACGCGCGCATCACCGCGCTGCTGCGCCGCACCGCCGCCGGCACCGGGGTCAACCTCGGCAATACCAGCCTCTCGACCTCCAGCCTGCTGCTGACCGTGAACGACAAGAACATCAACCTCACGGAGCACGAGGCGCGCATCCTCGAACTCATGATGCGCACCCCCGAGCGGGTCTTCTCGCGTGCCGACATCGAGTCGCACCTCTACGGCTGGGAGACGCCCAACTCCAACTCGGTGGAGGTCCGGATTTCGCAACTCCGCAAGAAGCTGGAGACGGCGGGCAGCGACCTGAGAATCCGCACGATCCGCAACGTGGGGTACGTGCTCCAAGCCTGAGATGCCGGGGCCTGAGATGACCGACCCGCCGCTGCGCCATGCCCGGCCCTCCGCCGAGGTGGCGGGCCGGGCCCCAGCGCGGGCTCCGGCCCGGCGTGGGCCGCTGCTGACGCCGGGCGCGGGGCTGCACTCGGCGCGGGTCGCCTGGCGCCACAGCCTGCGCTTCCGGCTGGCCCTGATGTACACCCTGATGGCGCTCGTGATCACGGCCGCGCTCGGGCTCGGCATCACGAGCTACCTGCTCGGGCAGATGAACCGGCAGTTCGACGCCCGGCTGAGCGAGCGGGCCGACGCGGTGGCCGAGCGCTTCGTCAACCTGAGTGCGAACGTAGGCGCTCAGCTTCCGCCCATCAGCGGCTACACCGCGCTGATCGGTGAGGACGGCGCCTTCGTGACCGCCAGCCAGACGATGAAGGCCGACCTGGGGCGCACCCTGAAGCTGGGCGATCCCTTTCCCTACCTCAACCGCTCGCGGCTCGACATCCTGGGGACCC
Coding sequences:
- the chrA gene encoding chromate efflux transporter, with protein sequence MRVPASAVFVAFLRLGLTSFGGPVAHLGFFRTEFVERRRWLSDPDYADVVALAQFLPGPASSQVGFAVGYLLAGWAGALAAWTAFTLPSALLLTAFALGLAHLGDVGSAGWVLGLKLAAAAVVAQAVAGMWAALVAGEGTPGRVRAALALGTAAGLLLWPGAWTQLLALVGCGLIGWKALPGPTGPGGGWAVPLSHRGGLALIGAVLGGLLLLPLIAPLSPLLAFAGAVYRAGALVFGGGHVVLPLLEAGLVPRFVGAPTFLAGYGAANAVPGPLFTFAGFLGAAQGRFSPLLGAAVGTVAIFLPGLLLIIGALPLWSRLSTWPGMRRALGGLNAGVVGLLLAALYDPVFTAAVRGPRDLALALLAYAALTAGRVPAWAVVALCALIGEALL
- a CDS encoding GAF domain-containing protein is translated as MFPAQITLLALREPDGHWRWELYEEDRRHTQFLPFYPDGILETVLSRGPCSIPDIDAYLDAQPQRVRRLVSETEVVLDVRAQEALPPPPNPVLSMLLVPLKVQGEAAGVLSLQSHQTHAFDATDLEFLELLGQHVAIALENAALREAHAPQPDGPPDRAAQPPRL
- a CDS encoding pyridoxal phosphate-dependent aminotransferase → MTSTQPRPQGGETGVRRAVRDIPAYPFTPIDVPIKLDQNENPADFPAELKARAAEKLLALPWNRYPDLHAETLRAAVARYEGWAEAGVVVTPGSNVLIKLLTELAGIGQTVVTSDPTFSVYTLEAQMLGAELVQVPLCDDFSLDVPATQAALDAHTPGLLYVTQPHAPTAHSDSPQAVRALVQYADARGWVTVIDEAYYQYAGRDYRDLVRECPNALSLRTFSKAWGLAGVRAGYLLASPQLAAQVQKLVSAFNLNFLTQAVLETALEHPEYMERSVREAVAERERVLAALSTHPTCQALPSQTNFFLLRTPDAEGAYRHLLARGIVVRRQDKLRGLQGCLRVAIGTPPENDALIAAVRELR
- a CDS encoding response regulator transcription factor codes for the protein MLAQILIVEDDPHLGPLLRDYLSADYQVHHAATLRDAQGWLGTHSPQLVLLDLNLPDGDGLDLVQALRQYSSTPVLVLSARSGVQERVQGLNVGADDYLTKPFAMPELDARITALLRRTAAGTGVNLGNTSLSTSSLLLTVNDKNINLTEHEARILELMMRTPERVFSRADIESHLYGWETPNSNSVEVRISQLRKKLETAGSDLRIRTIRNVGYVLQA
- a CDS encoding YkgJ family cysteine cluster protein codes for the protein MTDLFSAPPGLPPRSTLRRDCVACGACCSAPDITALSKPLGVACRHLEAFQPGVGCLCRIYAARPPVCRSYAPDWVCGEVAPLPTLEARTQRFLDLYGLEGGGAPAGGLSP
- the rny gene encoding ribonuclease Y, producing MPTWFVILAFLLGLMAGFLLWRAAGIRQQAEVDDRLQREAQAEAEALLAQAQQRARQLGEEADQHRQDAFRKVQEAERRVLDAERRAQEAAERDAQAAAHEARLSEQREQVGHLRTLLEAEREQAKADALAQREALAADRLETRREREELGREIERLGRRAEQLDARSDKLDALEERLEAGLREIHAQEQDLAERFRQVDLKLYEVAGLTPEAAREQIMGQLDAELEEEKAIRVKAMTERASAEARRSARSIIAQAIQRSASETSAQLSVSVVPIPNDAMKGRLIGREGRNIRAFEALTGVDLIIDDTPEAVILSSFNPVRREVARHVLDALVADGRIHPTRIEEMVHKAQDDMKSFIHTQGEEAAIEAGVVGLKPGLVQLLGRMYFRTSYGQNVLKHSVQVAHLTGIMADELGLDAGLARRAGLMHDVGKSIDREIDGTHVEIGINLAKRFGEPLEVIDAIAHHHDPENGETLYSVLVAAADAISAARPGARREELESYVRRLEQLEQIAVAFPGVQQAYAIQAGREVRVIVQPEKVTDAQATLLAREIAGRVEQDMEYPGQVQVTVVRESRAVEVAR
- a CDS encoding GGDEF domain-containing protein: MTDPLTGLPNRRAFDLDVAQVLAGTSRARPRLLIMMDVHRFKTYNDIFGHATGDDVLRGLGRVLRRVLGGEGAYRLGGDEFALLPPTGTRPAHIAAHLEREVRAEAWPPGIGPVRLQAGAVLSTPGLSPHQWLRQADARLYRAKHARQGEDRWDVEFGRGDLGEPDAADEGAGDSGPP
- a CDS encoding HD domain-containing protein — its product is MALPTPDAAEVLLLEAECLNPGPWVPHSRNVARAARFIAQRHPTLDPVRVHTLGLLHDLGRRTGPNKDRHILDGYEYLLGLGYDEAARVALTHSFPGAVLDTIQCHWDGTPAERARVEAAFAQVTLNEEDWLIQLCDVLALPDGFCTVQERQVDIGLRYGVGERTSEKWRAQLGLKRHFDAACGVNIYRLLPGLTERLLS